The nucleotide window gcaaaatgggccattgagatGGCCCcatacacgatcttctaccagcctcgcaccgccatcaagtgtCAAGCTCTGGCTGACTTCCTCGTCGATTGGGCCGAAACCCAGTACCTACCGCCAGcccccgactccactcattggccgatgcacttcgatgggtccaagatgcccACCGGcctgggagccggcatcgtcctcacctctcccaagggcgaCAGGCTCAAGTACACCTTGCAAattcattttgccgcctccaacaacgtagccgagtacgaggcgctcatacacgggcttcagctagccaaagaactcggcatctgccggatcctgtgctatggcgactcagacttggtggtCCAACAGTCATCTGGCGATTGGGATGTCAAGGAcgcaaacatggcaagctaccaCTTCCTCGTGCAGCAAATTAGTGGACATTTTGAAGGATGTGAGTTCCTCCACGTGCCACGGGCCGACAATGAGCAAGCTGATGCCCTGGCATGGATAGGCTCTACCCGGCAAGCTATACCAGCCGGCGTCTCCATGcaccgcctcctcaagccatcCATCAAGCCATCTCCAGAATCTGACTCCATCTTcatgccgcctgaccccgacgcagtcggatccgacttggGGAACCAggcaggcggctcggggacttcgatAGGCGGCCCGGGGACTGCCATAGTCGTACCCTGCCTGGGAACTTCGGAACTTGGCCTGGGGACTACtgcagtcggcccggggactgcatcGACACAGCAGGCGGTGGCCGACTCCAATTCTTCACCACCCAGCCCACCCGCCCTGGTCACAGCAGCAGTTTTGACAATAGAAGAAGTcacagctccatcatgggcccagcccatcctcaattTCTTGGTAAACAGAGAGTTGCCAAATGACGAGATCTCGGCAAGACAAGTTCAACGCCGAGCTGGAGCCTACACAATAGTAAACAAAGAGCTCGttaggcgcagcgtcactggagtcTTCCAGCGCTGTGTCGAGCCAGAGAAGGGCATAGCAATCCTCAAGGATATTCACCAAGGTGAATGCGGCCACCacgcggcctcaagatcactcgtcgccaaagctttccaccacggattcttctggccgactgctttggacgacgccaaagagctagtcaaacactgcaaagggtgccaagttttcagttccaagcaacacctgccagcttctgcactcaagaccatccccctcacttggcctttcgccgtctgggggttggacatggtgggcccattcaaaacagcacgcggcggcatgacacatctgctcaTCGCTGTGGAAAaatttaccaaatggattgaagcaaagccgatcaagaagctgaatgggccgactgccatGATGTTCATCGCAGATATCACAACCCGATACGGCGtaccgcacagcatcatcaccgacaatggcacaaattttgccaaggGAGCACTGGCATGTTTCTGCGCAACACAAGGCATCCGGCTGGACCTAGTGCccgttgcccatccgcagtcaaacggctaggtcgagcgagcaaacggcctcatcctctccggcatcaagccccgactggtcgtgccactggagcgttcggccggctgttggctcgatgaattaccggccgtcctctggagtttGCACACCACCccgaacaagtcaaccggcttcacccccttcttccttgtgtacggtgccgaggctgtcatcccaactgacatcgaggcaactgacatcgagttcgactcacctcgggttaccatgtacacggaggcggaggccaaggaagcgcGAGAAGGTGGCGTCGACCtactggaagaaggccggctgttagccctcagccggtcagccatctaccagcagggtctTCGCCGCTACCAcaaccggaaggtcaagccaaaatctttccaagagggcgatcttgtgctccggctgatccaacGAACAGCCGGCTAGCACAAGCTCttggccccttgggagggcccatTCATCATCAGCAGAGcgttgggcaacgactcctactacctaatcaACGCGCaaaagccgaaggcacgaaagagagatgattccggcaaggagtcggaacgaccatggaacgccaatctcctccaaagattttacagttaaaaagcagtatgtaccacgatatcttttgtactaagtacgagacaaagGGTGCCCCGAGGAGCACTCAGGGACTaccctcttttatctatgaatgatgAGTATCATGCCTATGATTATGTTACTACATTTGTCTTTTTCATCCGGCACTGGGTTCGACCAGTCAGCCCGGGGACTCGCCGCCTTAAGTTATATCTAAGTTCTGCCTggggtcagacaagtagtgtgccggcacccaagccccCTCTTGCCGAAAGTCGCAGCTCGAAGAATCgactgtccgactggcaagagcCAAAGGCAGGAAAGGGcacccacacgaaaaacggctaagGACCAACGAACTTATATAACACAAGCCGGCCTCTCGTCCCGCCAGCCGGCTACCAGAGAAGCCGGTTGGCCGGCTTCCCGTTCACCTTGCTACAATCTAAGAAAGCTCCAGTATTTGCCTTCCCAAAAGAAAACGGTCAAATCCTTCTCTAGCCACAGACTGCAGAGCAGCTGTCCGGCTAGGAAGGCAGAGACCAcaggaaggcggcaaaggaaaaagcccaAAAGATGAAAAGCAAACATGAACGAAAGACAAACACATGCATGATTATATTTACACAAAAAGACCTTCGAAAGGctagcattcaacatagtttgaatacacccccagtgggtggaactgcgcaaattTAATAAAAAGTTATTCAAAGGGTAATGAGCAGGAAAAGCAAGGACAGCGGATTAGGCCAAGGGAACGACaggcgagtcgggcaggtcggtggagacggcagtgctagctggaggagtggccggctggcgaaacTCGGCATGATTACCACCTCCCGCAGACGGCGTGCCTGCGCGCGCCTCATTGCTggaggcacgatcaggctgaggcTAGCTGGTCGCTTCACCGTCTGGCACGACGTCTTCACCaccttctccttcttcctcttcgcCTCGTCGCTGGAagcaatctcctccgccgagtcctcacccTCTGCCGGGTttagcccgaaccactcctccggctgagcaacACCATCATCGTTCACCTCAGGGGCAAAGGCACTTGTGTCGGTGCACTCGGTGATCGTCGAGGCGCGCTaggcgatagccggccgcaccgcctccagctcctcgtcggcctccagccacgaggtgcgcagctggtccaagctcagcccaggataccaagctcggacgaactccagcgcctGCCCAGCGCCGAGCCGGGCCGCCGATGCCTTCCgagcctcgaagcggccaacctcaacctccagccagtcggtaGTCCCACTTGGGGTGCGGGGAATTGCCTCGCCGGGCTAGAGGGCGGCCAGCACTGGCGCCCCGGCGCGCTGAAGATGGCAGAGCATGCGGTGAGCCGGCTGCAAGCGGGCTTGAATCGCCAAGAGCTGCTCCAAAAGAGATCGCCCGtccgcctcatggcgatgaaggctccgcatggggcgggcacgcccgcgatgACAGTGCCGAGCTTGCACTGGAAGAATTCTCCCCAAACCTCGAGAGTGGGGAGAACaccaagaaagccctcgcacagggtgacgaaggccGACAACAGCATCACCGCGTTTGGAGTGAGGTGATGTGGCTGGAGGCGGTAAAATTCGAGGAAAGAACGGAGGAACCCGCTCGctggaaggccgaagccgcgcaggcagtgcgagcggaagattacctgctcgtcctcctccggtgccggcgagatctccctcgCCGGCGCGTGATGGACCCGCATGTAGTTCGCGCCTGGCAGAcgccgcgtccggcggaggaagtcgacatggtcttcatggacgttggagccgtcccaagAGCTCGACAACGCCATGGGAACGGCGCGGCGGTGAACAACGTGTGGCAGCGGAGATGCGCGCAACCCTGCTGCGGCGGAGCAACGACGAGCCAAGAAGATTGGCGGAAGAGCCGAGCGGCGGCAGGAGGCTGCGGCGACGGAGAGGAAGAACGAAAGGTAGGGGCGGAGCGAGGGCGAGCGCGCGAGCGTCtgccgctcctcctcctcccccttacTTATAGCCTCGCGCGGCGAAGCCGAGGAGGCAAGGCGTGGGGGAGCATGGGAtgaactgcgcccactccccccacgtcccgcgattattacGCCTTAACGGCAAGCGGTAACCGTTGCTGGAAGACGTGCGGTCCGTCCGGGCCGCAAAGGATCCGCGCGTGGGCCGAGGCCCGGCGCTCGTGGGCCCCGGACTACGGCGACatcccgtcgcgcgcgtgggctAGCAGGCCCTTCCAGCCATCGGGTGCCATGTGGCGCGTAGGCGGCGAGCGGTCAGCTCGCAACCTGACCCGCGCGAACGCCTGGTTCCTGCCTTCAAACTTTGAAACCACCGAAAGACGGCGCACCGAATCAAAGCCGGCTCCTAGCCGCCGGCTCCTCAAGATAGGAAGCTGATTCAGCTTCTCGTCTTTCTTCGGCCTCGGAGCCctaccagcttcggggactactgtcggagtaaatgaccatggGTAGCCCAGCCGGCTCCCCTTGGCACTTCAGAAAAATTACAAGCCATTCCAGCCTTCAAGATCCAAGGCGTGGGGCCGCCTTCCTCCAGCCGGCTACCTCTCAGAGCGGCTGCACGAAGGCGGCCCTGCCTCGAGACCTCCCAAAGGAAACCACAagagggccggctccaagaagccggccacgagagggCCGACTCCCAGAAGCCGGCCCCCAACCAACGGCCAAGACCGTGCCTTCAAAGTCTGCACCCACGTAACAGCAAAAAGACGGGGCGTGGCTAAAGTGAAGCCttccacccccgaatcccgggaCGAGCATGGCCACAGTGCGCCGTACAGGGCGGCCATCCCCAATCCGGcacagcactgttgccatgctgaCCGTGACGTCACCCACAGCGAGCTGTCAGTACGACCCAAGGGCTGCAGGCCCCATCAGTCAGGaggacgcccgaaggcggccagaccTCCCGTAGTCGGCCTGGAGGTATCCGACTCCCAGTAGCCGGCTAGTCCCTCGCCTCGAGGGATGCGCCTCATTAAGAAGACAAGACATGGTAAGGCTACAGTGATATGCTGCCCAACGGCGGCACCGTAGCCATGCTTACCAcaacgaagcccacgtcaccagaGGTGGGGCAACAGTAGCCAGCCCCCAACAAGACCCCCGAGCGTTGGGACCAGCCTATCGGCTAGAAAGCCGGCAACCGGCGGGcccgccagtcggcgggccccatcggccggcggagaagccggcaAGCGTAGACACAGACAGCTAGGGCCCATGCCCagctggattaccattgtacccctggggggtaggcctatataaacccccaagGGAGCCCATGCACAGAGAGATCTTTTTTAGGAGTTTTAGACAACACATCGAGGGGAGAAGAAACCTAGcctttcccttcttcttcttccttcgaacagctcaaggagcctcTTGTAGCTACTTGCCAaactagtgatcatgcggagaccccgcagagcagcagtaggggtgttatctccacggagagccccgaagctgggtaagattccccggcatgcatgtcttcgcctcatcacGTTTCTAGGCACCAGCGAcgttttattggctcccacaatgataaaccatccgttggcatatgtcgcccCAACCACCCGAcattaattatgcttaatgcttgcttatgagattatttgtttcttggttggtcgcttctcaatcttttggctagccttcattttgcactaagtatgacctctacttgtgcatccaaaaatcctttaaaccagttttgccacttgagtccactatatctacctatatgcggtattcttttgccgttctaagaaaatttgcgcgtgccatctctaattttcaaaataaacttctcttttgtgtgtttgtttctcTTGCGGAACGGTAacgggtggctaatattttccatgcttgATGTGTTATtatcaagatgagtgtttattcacttgtcattgcacaagagtaaggcaaaggtattagggatgcccagtcccgaaatgcaaaaaaatattgaatttactttatgttgtcaaataataaatttcttggaaagtgttggtatggaaggcaacCGTGGATTCGGCttgccatggaaagtgaaagtatggtggaaaaaggaataaactttattttctgtttggcaaccgcctatggcatatctagcatggaaagtgttcgggacactaagtcgttttcgttggtgggatggatacacctcccaaaatgtttttatctctaattttttcactttgagctctggcacctctacaaatccctacttccctctacgaagggcctttcttttactttatgcaatttttattttgaaatttgagtctccatcttctcttataaaagcaccaactaggaggcaatatgatcgtacttaagtattgggtgtagctaatattcgagtgtgtttcatgaatggatcaatgtttgagcatgatgagCTAGGGATAATTtactttagtgttgatattttgaaagatatggctgcttgttgatatgcttgagtatctaaattattatgtcaaaactaaaCTATTGCTTTgcatcacataaaagtccaaatgtccatgctataaagaaaagaatatgatatgacatgataaaCAACACTCCatataaaaaattctgtttttatcacttacctactcgaggacgagcaggagttaagcttggggatgcttatacgtctccaacgtatctataattttttattgttccatgctgttttattatcaatcttggatgttttataataattttatagtcattttatatcattttttggtactagcctattgacatagtgccatgtgccagttgctattttttccatgttttttacatcgcagaaaatccttatcaaacggagtccaaatgccacgaaactttatggagattttctATGGACCAAAAGGAAGAtattgggccctggttgcacctagGGGGAGTCCTGAGGAgaggacaacccaccagggcgcgccctggtgggttgtgcccacctcaggtgccccccggaccacctctttgctctataaataccccaaaaataccagaaccctagaagagtcgacgaaatattcatccatccgtcgcagagtctagaaccaccagatccaatctagacaccatctcggatggggttcaccacctccattggtgcctctccgaagatgcgtgagtagttctttatagaccttcgggtccgtagttagtagctagatggatttcTCACTCTCgttgaattctcaatacaatggtctcttggagatccatatgatgtaactctttttgcggtgtgtttgttgggatctgatgaactttgagtttatgatcagtcatatctttttatatccatcgaagttatttgagtttctttgatctcttatagctcgtatttcttctctgatatttgggttttgtttggccaacttgatctttttatcttgcaatgggaagaggtgcctagtagtgggtttgatcttataGTGCTTGATCCCAgcgacagaaagggaaccgaaacgtatgtattgttgctattaaggataaaaagatgggatctatatctaacgcaatagataaacggatcttgtctacatcatgtcatcattcttattgcattactccattttttcgtgaacttaatacactagatgcatgctggatagcggtcgatgtgtggagtaagagtagtagatgcaggcaggagttggtctactaatcttggacgtgatgcctatgtaatgatcattgcctggatatcgtcataattatttgaggttctatcaattgcccaacagtaatttgtttacccaccgtttgctatctttctcgagagaagccactagttaaACCTACGGTCCtcgggtcttcttcctcatatatttgcttgcgatctacttttcctttgcatttttattcagatctactaaaccaaaaatacaaaaatagcTTGCTGAAATTTTTCCTTATTTATTTTATtcggcgttcgatctatcaatttACTACAAAATTATCTCACGTCCGTTCGCCTATCTTCAGGtgccgtaccccggaagggattgacaacccttttacacatcaggttgcgaggatttgttatctgtgtgcaggggctatttacattgtgttgcttggttctcctactgatTCGGTAACGTTGGTtccatatctgagggaaatacctacggccgctgtgctgcatcatcccttcctctttgggggaAAAACCCGAGGTATCTTCAAGCGACATCAGTTAGTActaaaaaatgatataaaatgattatagaacatccaagattgataatataacaacatggaacaataaaaaattatcgatgcgttggagacatatcacggtgcatcaaggacataattgtTCTATGCAGCAAttaggataatcctcaagttatggacctagtttgtgtagttgctaccatcatctttcaacttagctttctctaggaatgcattaaaattcaagggaacagtagcacgggccattgatctacaccatagatatgcaaaaaaactatcaggactaagttcatgataaatttaagttcagttaatgaTATCACTTaggaactcccacttagatagacatcccccGAGTCGTCTAAATGATCAtctgatccatatcaactaaaccatgtccgatcatcacgtgagatggagtagttttcaatggtggacatatgtatgttgatcatatctactatatgattcacgtttgacctttcggtcttagtgttccgaggccatgtctgtacatgctaggctcgtcaagtttaacctgagtattttgcacgtgcaaaactgtcttgcacccattgtatgtgaacttagagcttatcacacccgatcatcatgtggtgtctcgtcacgatgaactgtcgcaacggtgcatactcagggagaacacttataccttgaaatttagtgaggaatcatcttataatgccaacgccgtactaagcaaaataagatgcataaaagataaacatcacatgcaaaaatatatgacatgatatggccatcatcattttgtgcctttgatctccatctccaaagcaccgtcatgatctccatggtcaccggcttgacaccttgatctccatcgtagcgtcgttggcgtctcgccaactattgcttctacgactatcgctaatgcatagtgataaagtaaagcaattacatggagATTGCATTCCAtgcaataaagcaacaaccataaggctcctgcaagttgccgataacttttacaaaacatgatcatctcatacaacaacttatatcccatcttgtcttgaccatatcacatcacaacatgccctgcaaaaacaagttagacgtcctctactttgttgttgcaagttttacgtggctgctacgggcttctagtaagaaacATTCTAACCTAcccatcaaaaccacaatgatttttcgtcatgtgtgttgttttaaccttcaacaaggaccgtcAGTAGtcaattcgattcaactaaagttggagaaacagacacccgccaaccacctttatgcaaaacaagttgcatgtctgtcggtggaaccggtatcatgaacgtggtcatgtaaggttggtccgcgctacttcatccaacaataccgccgaatcaaaataatacgttggtggtaagcagtatggatattatcgcccacaactctttgtgttctactcgtgcatatcatctacgcatagaccaggctcggatgccactgttgggaacatagcatgctatttcaaaaaaattcctacgatcacacaagatctatctaggagatgcgtAGCAAAGAGAGGgcgagagtgtgtccatgtaccctcgcagaccaaaagcggaagcgttactataacatggttgatgtagtcgaacgtcttcacgatccaacaaatctagtaccgaacgtacgacacctccgagttcacgacacattcagctcgatgacgtccctcgaactcttgatctagtagagggtcgagggaaaGTTTCGTTAGCATGATGGCAttgtgatggtgatggtgatgtgatccgcgcagggcttcgcgtaagcactacgacgctacgaccggaggagtaaactgtggaggggggcaccgcacacggctaagagaataactgttgtgctttggggtgccccctgcccccgtatataaaggaggagagggaggaggccggccaaggggcgcgccatggggggaggAAACGGACTTGGACTCCATGTCCAATTCGAcctcccccttccttctttcggagggggaaagggggaaggagaggtaagaggagaaggaaaggggggcgtgccccctccccccagtccaattcggactccccatgggagggggtgcggccaccccttgtgggctgcctcccctctcccctatggcccatgtaggcccgttactttccccggggggggggggttccagtaacccctctgtactccaaaaaatacccgaaccactccgacaccattccggtgtccgaataccatcgtccaatatatcaatctttacttcttgaccatttcgagactcctcatcatgtccgtgatctcatccaggactccgaacaatctttggtcaccaaaacacataactcataacacaaatcgtcatcgaacgttaagcgtgcggtccctacgggttcgagaactatgtagacatgaccgagacacatctccaatcaataaccaaaagcggaacctggatgctcatattggttcctacatattctacgaaggtctttatcggtcataccgcaatgacaacatacgttattccctttgtcatagctatgttacttgcccgagatttgatcgttggtATCCTTATACCTatttcaatatcgttaccggtaagtctctttacttattccgtaatgcatcatcctgcaactaactcattagtcacattgcttgcaaggcttatcatgatgtgcattactgagagggcctagagatacatctccgatactcggagtgccaaatcctaatctcaatctatgccaacccatAAAACTCCTTCGGCGACAcgtgtagagcatctttataatcacccaatttggttgtgacgtttgatagcacacaaggtgttcctccggtattcaggagttgcataatctcatagtcaaaggaatatgtataagtcatgaagaaagcaatagcaataaaacttaacgatcattatgctaagctaacggatgggtcttgtccatcacaccattctcctaatgatgtgacctcattcATGAAacgacaacacatgtctatggtcaggaaacttaaccatctttgattaacgagctagtcaagtagaggcatactagggacactttgttttgtctatgtattcacacatgtatcaagtttccggttattacaattctagcataaataataaacatttttatCATGATAAAacgaaatataaataacaactttattattgcctctagggcatatttcctttaatTTTCCCTTCAACCACGGCGACATATGATGACTTGAGTAACAtatgccaccatattgagagtgagagtgacttcaccactagcctcATATATGACAAGTTACCCCGATTCCCATGTGTGGAaagccaccaccaccaccagttgagtG belongs to Triticum urartu cultivar G1812 chromosome 7, Tu2.1, whole genome shotgun sequence and includes:
- the LOC125518948 gene encoding uncharacterized protein LOC125518948: MAPYTIFYQPRTAIKCQALADFLVDWAETQYLPPAPDSTHWPMHFDGSKMPTGLGAGIVLTSPKGDRLKYTLQIHFAASNNSSGDWDVKDANMASYHFLVQQISGHFEGCEFLHVPRADNEQADALAWIGSTRQAIPAGVSMHRLLKPSIKPSPESDSIFMPPDPDAVGSDLGNQAGGSGTSIGGPGTAIVVPCLGTSELGLGTTAVGPGTASTQQAVADSNSSPPSPPALVTAAVLTIEEVTAPSWAQPILNFLVNRELPNDEISARQVQRRAGAYTIVNKELVRRSVTGVFQRCVEPEKGIAILKDIHQGECGHHAASRSLVAKAFHHGFFWPTALDDAKELVKHCKGCQVFSSKQHLPASALKTIPLTWPFAVWG